From one Streptomyces sp. SCSIO 30461 genomic stretch:
- a CDS encoding bifunctional methylenetetrahydrofolate dehydrogenase/methenyltetrahydrofolate cyclohydrolase, with amino-acid sequence MTAQILDGKAAAAAIKSDLTARVAALKAAGVTPGLGTLLVGEDVGSQKYVAGKHRDCAQVGIASIQRELPATASQEEIEAVVRELNDNPECTGYIVQLPLPKGIDTNRVLELMDPAKDADGLHPMNLGRLVLNEKAPLPCTPAGIITLLRRHGVEINGAHVVVVGRGVTIGRPMPLLLTRKSENATVTQCHTGTRDLSAQIRQADIIVAAAGVPHLVKPEDVKPGAAVLDVGVSRDESGKIVGDVHPGVAEVAGWVAPNPGGVGPMTRAQLLVNVVEAAERAAAGATG; translated from the coding sequence ATGACCGCCCAGATTCTCGATGGCAAGGCCGCTGCAGCCGCTATCAAGTCCGATCTGACCGCCCGCGTGGCGGCGCTCAAGGCTGCGGGCGTCACGCCCGGCCTGGGAACGCTGCTCGTCGGTGAGGACGTCGGCAGCCAGAAGTACGTGGCTGGAAAGCACCGTGACTGCGCGCAGGTGGGCATCGCGTCCATCCAGCGCGAACTGCCCGCCACCGCCTCGCAGGAGGAGATCGAGGCGGTCGTCCGGGAGCTCAACGACAACCCCGAGTGCACGGGCTACATCGTGCAGTTGCCGCTGCCCAAGGGCATCGACACCAATCGTGTGCTGGAGTTGATGGACCCGGCCAAGGACGCGGACGGGCTGCACCCCATGAACCTGGGGCGCCTGGTGCTCAACGAGAAGGCGCCGCTGCCCTGCACCCCGGCGGGCATCATTACGCTGCTGCGCCGTCACGGCGTGGAGATCAACGGTGCGCATGTCGTGGTCGTGGGGCGTGGGGTCACCATCGGGCGACCGATGCCGCTGCTGCTGACTCGCAAGTCCGAGAACGCGACGGTGACGCAGTGCCACACCGGCACCCGCGACCTGTCCGCCCAGATTCGGCAGGCCGACATCATCGTCGCCGCCGCGGGTGTGCCGCACCTGGTGAAGCCGGAAGACGTGAAGCCGGGCGCCGCTGTGCTCGACGTGGGTGTCAGCCGCGACGAGAGCGGGAAGATCGTCGGCGATGTGCACCCCGGTGTCGCGGAGGTGGCGGGCTGGGTCGCTCCGAACCCCGGCGGCGTCGGCCCGATGACCCGTGCGCAACTGCTGGTCAATGTTGTCGAGGCGGCCGAGCGGGCCGCAGCCGGCGCCACGGGCTGA
- a CDS encoding RDD family protein, which yields MSFGDPNNPYGQQPQQPPQGQPGYGYPQQAPQGIPQQGYGYPQQPGQYPQAPQAPGTIQANNGYINIPALGTVEIATMGRRLGARLIDGVIYTVVYFILSAIGLAGASSAANDLQECSKLDPLTPAYETCMNDASEAAGGVFAAMFGFIMIFALVGLLYEWLMVAFFGGTVGKMALGLKVVKENTGQVPGVGGGFIRWIIPMAGALLCGIGQLLVYLSPFFDNSGKVQGWHDRAAGTLVVKK from the coding sequence ATGAGCTTCGGCGACCCGAACAACCCCTACGGGCAGCAGCCCCAGCAGCCGCCTCAGGGCCAGCCCGGGTACGGTTACCCGCAGCAGGCGCCGCAGGGCATCCCCCAGCAGGGCTACGGCTACCCGCAGCAGCCTGGGCAGTACCCGCAGGCTCCGCAGGCCCCCGGCACGATCCAGGCGAACAACGGCTACATCAACATCCCGGCGCTGGGCACCGTCGAGATCGCCACGATGGGACGCCGACTCGGCGCCCGACTGATCGACGGCGTCATTTACACAGTCGTCTACTTCATCCTCAGCGCGATCGGCCTCGCGGGCGCCAGCAGCGCGGCGAACGACCTCCAGGAGTGCAGCAAGCTCGATCCGCTGACCCCTGCTTACGAGACCTGCATGAACGACGCCTCCGAGGCCGCCGGCGGCGTGTTCGCCGCGATGTTCGGCTTCATCATGATCTTCGCCCTCGTCGGGCTGCTCTACGAGTGGCTGATGGTCGCGTTCTTCGGCGGCACCGTCGGCAAGATGGCCCTCGGGCTGAAGGTCGTGAAGGAGAACACGGGTCAGGTCCCGGGCGTCGGCGGCGGCTTCATCCGATGGATCATCCCGATGGCCGGTGCGCTGCTCTGCGGTATCGGCCAGCTGCTGGTCTACCTGTCCCCCTTCTTCGACAACTCGGGCAAGGTCCAGGGCTGGCACGACCGCGCCGCCGGCACCCTGGTCGTCAAGAAG